In one Amaranthus tricolor cultivar Red isolate AtriRed21 chromosome 8, ASM2621246v1, whole genome shotgun sequence genomic region, the following are encoded:
- the LOC130821484 gene encoding uncharacterized protein LOC130821484 gives MYTSIHISSSSQSYISSQSEDEICDYILMDFFKESREIQPVEDVVRYIVNSTVEGDENEGSCSRKKRTYISRDRESANNRLIANYFSNQPLYDERQFRRRFCMRKHVFIRIVDTLSLHYRFFQQNPDACMRQGATALQKCTVAIRMLAYGCAADQIDEYLKLGATTSKECLTHFVDGIIAQFLAEYFRKQNTEDLQRLLRKREDRGFPGIIGSIDCMHWEWKNYPAEWKGMYQRRSRTATVILEVVASRDLWIWHAFFGTPGSCNDINVLQRLPVFDDLFNGRAPQVQFDMNGNTYNKESARKDVERAFGVLQARIAIIRKPALAWSMPML, from the exons ATGTATACTTCCATTCACATATCATCTTCATCACAATCTTACATATCATCACAAAGTGAGGATGAAATCTGTGACTATATATTGATGGATTTTTTCAAAGAGAGTCGTGAAATACAACCGGTAGAGGATGTCGTAAGATACATTGTTAACTCCACCGTCGAAGGAGATGAAAATGAGGGTTCATGTTCAAGAAAGAAGAGAACTTATATTTCTAGAGATCGAGAATCAGCAAACAACCGTTTGATAGCTAACTACTTCAGTAACCAACCACTATATGACGAACGTCAATTTCGTCGTAGGTTTTGCATGCGAAAACATGTATTCATTCGCATTGTGGATACCCTCAGTTTACATTATCGTTTTTTCCAACAAAATCCGGATGCATGTATGCGGCAAGGCGCTACTGCTCTACAGAAATGCACTGTAGCCATAAGGATGTTAGCATATGGATGTGCAGCTGATCAAATTGATGAGTATCTAAAACTTGGTGCTACAACGTCGAAGGAGTGTCTTACACACTTTGTTGATGGTATAATTGCGCAATTTTTGGCAGAATATTTTCGAAAGCAAAATACTGAAGATCTCCAACGTCTTCTTAGAAAAAGGGAAGATAGAGGATTTCCAGGTATAATAGGGAGCATTGATTGCATGCATTGGGAATGGAAAAATTATCCCGCTGAATGGAAAGGGATGTATCAACGAAGATCTAGAACCGCGACTGTAATCTTAGAAGTCGTTGCTTCTAGAGATTTATGGATTTGGCATGCTTTTTTTGGAACACCAGGATCTTGCAACGACATAAATGTACTCCAGCGTTTGCCGGTTTTTGACGACCTTTTCAATGGTCGAGCTCCACAAGTCCAGTTCGACATGAATGGAAATACCTACAACAAAG AAAGTGCACGAAAGGATGTTGAACGTGCCTTTGGTGTACTACAAGCTCGAATTGCAATAATTCGAAAACCTGCTTTAGCATGGAGTATGCCAATGCTATAG
- the LOC130820543 gene encoding probable inactive receptor kinase At5g10020 isoform X1 gives MFSNCDSSSSSSIITFSLLFLLFYTPIFVCCNSDEVRALLEFKKGIQSDPLKKITTTWNSTAVSTAADLDSCPTSFHGVICDDSYNSVVSIVLDNLNLAGELKFSTLIGLKMLQNLSLQGNNFTGRLVPQLGSMSNLQYLDLSGNSFIGRIPDRIHDLWNLQYLNLSHNQFSGGYPAGIRNLQQLRVFDMHSNQLWGDVGLFFSELRNVEFVDLSMNKFSGQLPVDSSLVSSMGNTIRHLNLSRNLLGGKFLSNNTLALFQSLVVLDLGDNMIGGELPSFASLFNLRVLRLRNNQLYGEVPVELLTTSIHLIELDLSGNGFSGFVRGINSTTLELLDLSSNRLTGSFPEFSSQSGLTSLRISNNSLEGRLPSEWRQFSRLSKVDLSINKFSGPIPPALFSLNLIDLNLSRNHFNEAIPFPESMVGELLAEPVFAPLESLDLSENALEGDLSTDVGFLGRLKSLNLAKNRLSGRIPSSLVRIDGLESLDLSNNKFEGHLPGQLPTSLKALNVTYNSLSGTVPENLRRFPPTSFYPGNEKLVIPVEGSPNDASSSISDGAGHHRSKSSIRVAFILASVGAALMIGFVALAYYRAQFHGSSSNKFNGSTAGRDVKLGRFGRPSLFKSHARSEPSETSLSFSNTHLLTSNISSLSGQADHVPDISEHASVVAASSINLPDKSVVTSARKSPPGSPLSCSPRFIETSEQPITLDVYSPDRFAGELYFLDASLAFTAEQLSRAPAEVLGRSSHGTLYKATLSSGQTLTVKWLRVGLVKSKKEFAKELKKIGLLRHPNMVSLRAYYWGPREQERLILSDYIDGDSLSLHLYESTPRRYSLLSFSQRLRVAVDVARSLVFLHDRGMSHGNLKPTNILLEGPNFSARVTDYGLHRLMLPGGIAEQILNLGALGYCAPELANASKPVPSFKADVYAFGVILMEIMTRRSAGDIISGQSGEVDLTDWVRLCDQEGRRMDCIDRDIAGGEEPSKAMHDVLGISLRCILPVNDRPNIRQVYEDLCSVSV, from the exons ATGTTTTCTAATTGtgatagtagtagtagtagtagtatcaTCACTTTCTCGCTTCTGTTTTTGCTATTTTATACTCCAATTTTCGTATGCTGCAATTCTGATGAAGTTCGTGCTCTTCTTGAATTCAAAAAGGGGATTCAAAGTGACCCTCTCAAAAAAATCACCACAACTTGGAATTCAACTGCTGTTTCAACTGCTGCAGATCTCGATTCTTGTCCAACATCCTTTCATGGCGTCATTTGCGATGATTCTTATAATTCCGTCGTCTCCATTGTTCTTGATAACCTAAATCTAGCCGGTGAGTTAAAGTTTAGTACTTTAATTGGGCTCAAAATGCTTCAAAATCTAAGTCTTCAAGGGAATAATTTTACTGGTCGTTTAGTTCCTCAATTAGGTTCAATGAGCAATTTACAATACTTAGATCTGTCGGGTAATAGTTTTATTGGTCGGATCCCTGACCGAATTCACGATCTATGGAACTTGCAGTACTTGAATTTGTCTCATAATCAGTTTTCTGGGGGTTATCCGGCCGGAATTCGGAACCTTCAACAACTTAGGGTTTTTGATATGCATTCTAATCAACTATGGGGTGATGTTGGGCTTTTCTTCTCTGAGCTTAGAAATGTGGAGTTTGTTGATTTGAGTATGAACAAATTCTCTGGTCAACTTCCGGTTGATTCTTCCCTTGTTTCAAGTATGGGGAATACGATTCGGCATTTGAACTTAAGTAGAAATTTGCTGGGTGGAAAGTTCTTGTCAAATAATACATTGGCATTGTTTCAGAGTTTAGTGGTTTTGGATTTAGGCGATAATATGATTGGGGGAGAGCTTCCTTCGTTTGCTTCCCTCTTTAATTTGAGGGTTTTGCGTCTACGAAATAATCAGTTGTATGGAGAAGTGCCGGTAGAGCTGTTAACTACTTCCATCCATTTGATCGAATTGGATCTTAGTGGAAATGGGTTTTCTG GCTTTGTACGTGGTATCAATTCTACAACCTTGGAGCTACTGGATTTGAGTTCAAACAGGTTGACAGGTAGCTTTCCAGAGTTCAGTTCTCAATCAGGTTTGACTTCCTTGAGAATCAGTAACAATTCTTTGGAAGGTAGGTTGCCCTCTGAATGGCGTCAGTTCTCAAGATTGTCCAAGGTTGACCTCAGCATTAACAAATTCTCTGGGCCAATTCCACCTGCTTTATTTTCCTTGAACTTGATTGACCTAAATCTTTCTAGAAATCATTTCAATGAAGCAATTCCTTTCCCTGAGTCTATGGTTGGTGAACTTTTGGCTGAACCGGTTTTTGCACCTTTGGAATCCTTGGATCTTTCTGAAAATGCATTGGAAGGAGATCTCTCCACAGATGTTGGCTTCCTGGGTAGGTTAAAATCTTTGAATCTTGCGAAAAATAGACTATCTGGACGTATACCAAGTTCGCTGGTCCGAATTGATGGTTTGGAGTCTCTTGATttgtcaaacaataaatttgagggTCACTTGCCTGGTCAACTTCCGACAAGTTTGAAGGCATTGAATGTAACCTATAATAGTCTGTCTGGTACTGTCCCTGAAAATTTGAGAAGATTTCCCCCTACTTCTTTTTATCCAGGAAATGAGAAGTTAGTTATCCCGGTTGAAGGATCACCAAATGATGCTTCAAGTTCTATATCTGATGGAGCTGGGCATCATCGTTCAAAGTCTAGCATCAGGGTTGCCTTTATTCTTGCTTCAGTTGGGGCAGCTTTGATGATTGGATTTGTCGCACTAGCTTATTATCGTGCTCAGTTTCATGGTAGTAGTAGTAACAAATTCAATGGTTCTACTGCTGGAAGAGACGTTAAATTGGGGAGATTTGGTCGACCTTCTCTTTTCAAATCTCATGCGCGCTCTGAGCCTTCAGAAACATCATTGAGTTTTTCTAATACTCATTTACTTACTTCAAATATAAGCTCATTGTCAGGGCAGGCTGACCATGTGCCAGATATTTCCGAGCATGCATCTGTTGTAGCAGCATCTAGTATCAATCTCCCCGACAAATCTGTAGTAACATCAGCAAGAAAGTCCCCCCCTGGGTCACCATTGTCATGTTCCCCCCGATTCATTGAGACATCTGAACAACCCATAACATTGGATGTTTATTCACCTGATCGGTTTGCTGGAGAGCTATATTTCCTTGATGCATCTCTTGCATTCACAGCTGAGCAGTTATCTCGAGCCCCTGCTGAAGTTCTTGGTCGAAGCAGTCATGGTACGCTGTACAAGGCTACACTCAGTAGTGGACAAACGTTAACTGTGAAGTGGCTGAGGGTAGGATTGGTAAAAAGTAAGAAAGAATTTGCGAAAGAACTCAAAAAGATTGGTTTGCTGAGGCATCCTAATATGGTGTCATTGCGAGCTTATTATTGGGGACCCAGAGAACAGGAAAGGCTTATTTTATCAGACTATATTGACGGGGATAGTCTGTCTCTCCACCTATATG AATCCACACCCCGAAGATATTCTCTCTTGTCATTTAGCCAGAGGCTGAGAGTTGCTGTTGACGTAGCCCGCAGTCTGGTCTTTCTTCACGATAGAGGCATGTCTCATGGAAACCTAAAGCCAACAAACATTCTTCTAGAAGGGCCCAACTTCAGTGCTCGGGTCACGGATTATGGTTTGCACCGCTTAATGTTGCCTGGTGGAATTGCTGAGCAGATCTTGAATCTTGGTGCACTGGGTTACTGTGCTCCTGAACTTGCTAATGCTTCCAAGCCTGTGCCCTCATTTAAAGCCGATGTTTATGCGTTTGGAGTAATTCTTATGGAAATTATGACAAGAAGAAGTGCTGGTGACATCATATCAGGTCAATCTGGGGAAGTCGACCTGACGGATTGGGTTAGGCTGTGCGATCAAGAAGGGAGACGCATGGACTGTATAGATAGAGATATTGCAGGTGGGGAAGAACCCTCCAAAGCAATGCATGACGTACTTGGTATTTCCCTTAGGTGTATTCTTCCTGTAAATGACCGGCCTAACATTCGACAAGTCTATGAAGATCTCTGTTCAGTATCCGTCTGA
- the LOC130820543 gene encoding probable inactive receptor kinase At5g10020 isoform X2, which produces MFSNCDSSSSSSIITFSLLFLLFYTPIFVCCNSDEVRALLEFKKGIQSDPLKKITTTWNSTAVSTAADLDSCPTSFHGVICDDSYNSVVSIVLDNLNLAGELKFSTLIGLKMLQNLSLQGNNFTGRLVPQLGSMSNLQYLDLSGNSFIGRIPDRIHDLWNLQYLNLSHNQFSGGYPAGIRNLQQLRVFDMHSNQLWGDVGLFFSELRNVEFVDLSMNKFSGQLPVDSSLVSSMGNTIRHLNLSRNLLGGKFLSNNTLALFQSLVVLDLGDNMIGGELPSFASLFNLRVLRLRNNQLYGEVPVELLTTSIHLIELDLSGNGFSGFVRGINSTTLELLDLSSNRLTGSFPEFSSQSGLTSLRISNNSLEGRLPSEWRQFSRLSKVDLSINKFSGPIPPALFSLNLIDLNLSRNHFNEAIPFPESMVGELLAEPVFAPLESLDLSENALEGDLSTDVGFLGRLKSLNLAKNRLSGRIPSSLVRIDGLESLDLSNNKFEGHLPGQLPTSLKALNVTYNSLSGTVPENLRRFPPTSFYPGNEKLVIPVEGSPNDASSSISDGAGHHRSKSSIRVAFILASVGAALMIGFVALAYYRAQFHGSSSNKFNGSTAGRDVKLGRFGRPSLFKSHARSEPSETSLSFSNTHLLTSNISSLSGQADHVPDISEHASVVAASSINLPDKSVVTSARKSPPGSPLSCSPRFIETSEQPITLDVYSPDRFAGELYFLDASLAFTAEQLSRAPAEVLGRSSHGTLYKATLSSGQTLTVKWLRVGLVKSKKEFAKELKKIGLLRHPNMVSLRAYYWGPREQERLILSDYIDGDSLSLHLYGLPIKSFPMARPWDGVKWV; this is translated from the exons ATGTTTTCTAATTGtgatagtagtagtagtagtagtatcaTCACTTTCTCGCTTCTGTTTTTGCTATTTTATACTCCAATTTTCGTATGCTGCAATTCTGATGAAGTTCGTGCTCTTCTTGAATTCAAAAAGGGGATTCAAAGTGACCCTCTCAAAAAAATCACCACAACTTGGAATTCAACTGCTGTTTCAACTGCTGCAGATCTCGATTCTTGTCCAACATCCTTTCATGGCGTCATTTGCGATGATTCTTATAATTCCGTCGTCTCCATTGTTCTTGATAACCTAAATCTAGCCGGTGAGTTAAAGTTTAGTACTTTAATTGGGCTCAAAATGCTTCAAAATCTAAGTCTTCAAGGGAATAATTTTACTGGTCGTTTAGTTCCTCAATTAGGTTCAATGAGCAATTTACAATACTTAGATCTGTCGGGTAATAGTTTTATTGGTCGGATCCCTGACCGAATTCACGATCTATGGAACTTGCAGTACTTGAATTTGTCTCATAATCAGTTTTCTGGGGGTTATCCGGCCGGAATTCGGAACCTTCAACAACTTAGGGTTTTTGATATGCATTCTAATCAACTATGGGGTGATGTTGGGCTTTTCTTCTCTGAGCTTAGAAATGTGGAGTTTGTTGATTTGAGTATGAACAAATTCTCTGGTCAACTTCCGGTTGATTCTTCCCTTGTTTCAAGTATGGGGAATACGATTCGGCATTTGAACTTAAGTAGAAATTTGCTGGGTGGAAAGTTCTTGTCAAATAATACATTGGCATTGTTTCAGAGTTTAGTGGTTTTGGATTTAGGCGATAATATGATTGGGGGAGAGCTTCCTTCGTTTGCTTCCCTCTTTAATTTGAGGGTTTTGCGTCTACGAAATAATCAGTTGTATGGAGAAGTGCCGGTAGAGCTGTTAACTACTTCCATCCATTTGATCGAATTGGATCTTAGTGGAAATGGGTTTTCTG GCTTTGTACGTGGTATCAATTCTACAACCTTGGAGCTACTGGATTTGAGTTCAAACAGGTTGACAGGTAGCTTTCCAGAGTTCAGTTCTCAATCAGGTTTGACTTCCTTGAGAATCAGTAACAATTCTTTGGAAGGTAGGTTGCCCTCTGAATGGCGTCAGTTCTCAAGATTGTCCAAGGTTGACCTCAGCATTAACAAATTCTCTGGGCCAATTCCACCTGCTTTATTTTCCTTGAACTTGATTGACCTAAATCTTTCTAGAAATCATTTCAATGAAGCAATTCCTTTCCCTGAGTCTATGGTTGGTGAACTTTTGGCTGAACCGGTTTTTGCACCTTTGGAATCCTTGGATCTTTCTGAAAATGCATTGGAAGGAGATCTCTCCACAGATGTTGGCTTCCTGGGTAGGTTAAAATCTTTGAATCTTGCGAAAAATAGACTATCTGGACGTATACCAAGTTCGCTGGTCCGAATTGATGGTTTGGAGTCTCTTGATttgtcaaacaataaatttgagggTCACTTGCCTGGTCAACTTCCGACAAGTTTGAAGGCATTGAATGTAACCTATAATAGTCTGTCTGGTACTGTCCCTGAAAATTTGAGAAGATTTCCCCCTACTTCTTTTTATCCAGGAAATGAGAAGTTAGTTATCCCGGTTGAAGGATCACCAAATGATGCTTCAAGTTCTATATCTGATGGAGCTGGGCATCATCGTTCAAAGTCTAGCATCAGGGTTGCCTTTATTCTTGCTTCAGTTGGGGCAGCTTTGATGATTGGATTTGTCGCACTAGCTTATTATCGTGCTCAGTTTCATGGTAGTAGTAGTAACAAATTCAATGGTTCTACTGCTGGAAGAGACGTTAAATTGGGGAGATTTGGTCGACCTTCTCTTTTCAAATCTCATGCGCGCTCTGAGCCTTCAGAAACATCATTGAGTTTTTCTAATACTCATTTACTTACTTCAAATATAAGCTCATTGTCAGGGCAGGCTGACCATGTGCCAGATATTTCCGAGCATGCATCTGTTGTAGCAGCATCTAGTATCAATCTCCCCGACAAATCTGTAGTAACATCAGCAAGAAAGTCCCCCCCTGGGTCACCATTGTCATGTTCCCCCCGATTCATTGAGACATCTGAACAACCCATAACATTGGATGTTTATTCACCTGATCGGTTTGCTGGAGAGCTATATTTCCTTGATGCATCTCTTGCATTCACAGCTGAGCAGTTATCTCGAGCCCCTGCTGAAGTTCTTGGTCGAAGCAGTCATGGTACGCTGTACAAGGCTACACTCAGTAGTGGACAAACGTTAACTGTGAAGTGGCTGAGGGTAGGATTGGTAAAAAGTAAGAAAGAATTTGCGAAAGAACTCAAAAAGATTGGTTTGCTGAGGCATCCTAATATGGTGTCATTGCGAGCTTATTATTGGGGACCCAGAGAACAGGAAAGGCTTATTTTATCAGACTATATTGACGGGGATAGTCTGTCTCTCCACCTATATG GCTTACCTATCAAATCTTTTCCTATGGCACGACCATGGGATGGAGTCAAGTGGGTGTGA